The Flavivirga eckloniae genomic interval ACTAATAGAGTACGAATATTTTAAACTAATCCATTCTATGAACAACACTACGATACACTTTTTTCGCATAAAAAAGCTACTTCTTTTAGTAGGCATTTTTATGTTTATTACGAGTGCTTTTTCTCAAAACATCTCATCGCTTGAGAGTTTGAGAGACAACTACTCAGAACAAATAGCAATTCCATCAAAGCAACTTGATCTTTTAAAAAAATTACCAGATAATTTACGTTTTCCTATAACGATCAATGAGGAACAATTCACATTGATTCTTGAGAAAAAGTCATATCGAAGTAAGAATTATAAAGTGTTGCTTCAGGTAGAAGGTGGTGGTTTTAAAGCTTTAGATCCGGGACCGGTAAATACCTATAAAGGTTATATAGAAGAGCTTCCCGATCATCTTGTTGGAGCTGCGGTAAGCAAAGAAGCCACACATATAGAAATATTGTCACCAAATAACAATACCATTGAAATTACCTCCGAAAATTCAGTTTTAAGTAAGACTTCGGCTATTAAATCGATGGTGGTGCAAAAGAAATCATCTAAAGACATTATTAGAGGTTGTGGTCTTGATCATAGCTCAGAAGAGCATGAAACAAATCACAAAACATCAAAAACGACAACCTCAAAAGTATTGGCTGGCGAAACAGTAAAACAAGCAGAGCTAGCTTTCGATGTGGCTTACAATGCTTATACTAACAGATATAGTAGTGATGTTACAGCCATTAATACTAATATTAATGTGCTTATGCAACAAATAAATACACTTTGGATTCGAGATGTTATGGTAGAGCATACGTTGGGAACTGTGGTAATAAGAACATCTGCTGTAGATTGCCCATACGAGTCTACAGGGAATACACTAGCTACTAGAGAAACATTGGCATATTTTAGGGATTATTGGAATGGAGGACCCCATGGGCTTACTCATAATTTAGCAACGCTTATTCTGGGTGCCGGTGGTGGCGGTGGATGGGCATATGTTGGAACCGTTTCTGAAGCTGGGAGGTATTCTTTAGCAGATGGAGGCAATAAAGATACATGGCGAGGTTTTGCGAGACATGAAATAGGGCATACCTGGGGGTTGAGCCACGGCCATGGAAACCAAGAACTTGATCCTGGTGCTAGCGAAACAGGTATCATGTGGGGCGGATCACATACCAGAGCTTCTAGTGATGAGGTTACAACTATGTTGGCAGAACGTAATAGCAGCGGTTTAACAGATATTGGTCCCTATACAGCAGCTAATATTCCTCCTTACGGATTTAAAGATTTAGTGAGTTATGATAATACGGCTGGGGGTACTGGCCTTGTTATAAATGTATTAGCAAATGACCATGATGCCAATGCCGATAATCTTGTTGTAGATTCCTTTAACACAACTAGTAATTTTGGAGCTACTATTACAAGAAGTCCAGGTGATCCTAATAAATTACTGTATCAACCACCAAGTCAATTTTCAGGAAAAGATTGGTTTTATTATTATGTGAGTGATGAACAAGTGACAAACTGGGGATTGGTTACAATAGATGTAGCTGGAGCTTATAATGTAGATCCTAATGCCGAGGTATTTCATTATGACTTAGGGACACCTACTTCTGCAGTAGAACCCGGATGGATTGGAATAAGTCCAGAGACCAATGGCGATATTTATTGGTCTACTATGGTAAGTGCCATAGATAGAGGTGATATAAGTGGGGTAAATGCTATTAACCAGGATTTTGTTACTTCCAGTAGTCCGATTGTTTTCAACCATAAACTTAAAAACGGAACATGGACAATAATCATGAATATGGGCGACCATACAACAGCACACGACAATATGCAGGTAAAAGTAGAAGGTCAAATTGTCGATTCAAATGTATCAAATACGCCAGGCAGCTATCCATATGTTAGAGCTACCGATGTGGTTATGACGGATGGGGAATTAAATATTGAAATATCGGATGAAGGAGGTGCAGATCCTAACTGGGTTTGGAATAGACTTTCTATAGAGTTAAAACCAGGTACAGCCTCGCCAGAGTATTTTGTAAATATTCACCAACAAAAATATAACTATGATCTCGGAGCTGTGGGAGGTCCTTTAGAAAATAACTGGACGGCTATTACACCTATTATAGAAGGGGATATTTATTGGTCTGGACCTGTTAGTACACTTGATAGAGGTGCTGGTGGTATTAATAACATAAATCGCGATTTTATTTATTCAACAGAGCCCAGAACGCTTAGTCATAAAATAAAGAATGGAATTTGGGATGTTAAGATGAATTTAGGAGATAAAAACCAGCTTAGGGACAATATGAAAGTAATAATAGAAGGTGTAGTTGCTGGTAATAATGTAACCAGTAATTCTTCTGTTTTTACCGAAGTTAGAAATGCGAATATAAAAGTAACAGATGGTGAGTTGAATATAGAATTATCAGATCTAGGAGGAACCAATAATGAATGGGTTTGGAACCGACTTTCTTTAACGCGTGTAAGTGATTTGCCTGATCCAACAGAGAGCGATCAGGATGGCGATGGTGTTCTGGATATAAATGATTTATGCCCTGATACGCCTAGGAATACAGTAGTAGAAGCAACAGGTTGTGTAAAAGTGTTATCGAGTGAGGATTATTTGAAAAAAACAACACGTATTCACCCTAACCCAACAACTGGTATTCTGAATTTGAGTTTTGGAAGTGAGATTTTAAATTCCGAAGTAGATGTACATGTTATATCCGTTACAGGTCAGGTAATGAAAACCTTCAAAGTTGATCGATTAAAAGACAATGTACAAACTCTTGATGTTAGTAATTTACCCAAAGGATTCTACCTTCTTACTATTGTTATAGATGGAAAGTTAACAACAAATCAAAAAGTAGTACTAAAATAATTTGAGATTTGCCAACTCCTTTAAAGAGTATTGGTTTGAGTTTGTTTATAAGTCCGTTTTTGAAAAAATGCGGACTTATTATTTTTTCAAACGTTCCCCCTTTTAAATAAATAGCATCAATTAAAAAAGCGCATCGTAAAATGCGCTTTTCATGAATCCCAATAATTTTAATTTTGGTGACTAACTCAAATAATTAAATGATTGTGGACTGTCCTAGATGTATGTTAGTAAAGTTAAGATTGGTTTCATCAGGATTATTTATAAAATCCTCAATAAAATCACCAACTTTAGTGGTCGTAATATGTTCGTATTTTGTATTTAAATCTGGTGTTGTAATATGAAGCTTTAGAGATTTATCTACACCATCTCTAATTAAGTCTGCTTCTTCATGTAATTCAAAATGATCTAATAACATGGCTGCAGATAAAATGGATGCAATAGGGTTTGCAATGCCTTTATTGGCTGCCTTCGTATAAGCACCGTGTATAGGCTCGAACATAGCATGCTTGTCGCCGGTTGATGCCGATGCCAATAAACCTATAGAGCCTACTATAACGCTTGCCTCTTCAGACAAGATATCTCCAAACATGTTTTCGGTTAAAATAACATCAAACTGTCTGGGGTTAATAATAAGTTCCATAGCAGCGTTGTCAATATAAAGACAATCTAACTTAACATCAGGATATTGAGGCGCTAACTCTTGAACCACTTTACGCCATAAACGAGAGCTTGCCAAAACATTAGATTTATCAACCAAAGCCAGTTTGTGCTTTCTCGATTGTGCTGCTTTAAAAGCCAAATGTGCAATACGTTCTATTTCAAAACGGGTGTATTCACAAATATCAGAAGCCTTATCATCACCCATCTTTTTTTCGCCAAAATAAATACCACTGGTAAGTTCGCGATAAATAAGAATATTGGTATCCTTAATCTGTTTCTTCTTTAATGAGGATTTGTTTAGTAAATCTTCATAAGCAATAACAGGTCTTATATTAGTATATAAATCCAATACTTTACGAATACCTAAAAGACCCTGTTCCGGTCGTATTTCAGCATTGGGGTCGTTGTCATATTTTGTGTCTCCAATAGCACCAAACAAAATAGCATCAGCGTTTTCGCAAATACGTATAGTTTCTTCCGGTAAAGGATCTCCTGTTTTCTCTATAGCAGCAGCACCTACCAAACCGGTTTCGAAAGTAAATATATGGTTAAACTCCACAGCAATAGCCTTCAACGCCTTTACGGCTTGAGCTGTAACTTCTGGACCTATACCATCGCCCGGTAAAACGGCAATATTTAATTTCATTTCTTATTATTTAGTTCCCTTTTGGTCACTGAACGTAGTCGAAGTGACCAAAAGGGAATTACGATTATTAACAAAAAACCTCGAGGCAGAGCCTTTCGGAATTTTTTCAATTAAGCAGAAGTAATTTCTTTATATACTTTGCTGTTTTCTATAATTTGATGGATATCATTATCATCAACCTCTTTCTTCTTGTCGGCAAAATTTAAGAAATTTAAATAAATTTCATCCAACTGAAGTTTGGTTAACTCATATCCAATATTTTTTGCTCTGTATGCTAAAGCAGCCCTTCCGCTTCTTGCAGTTAATACAATAGCAGACTCTGTTACACCAACATCCTTGGGGTCTATAATCTCGTAAGTCTCACGATTTTTAATAACACCATCCTGATGAATTCCAGAACTATGCGCAAATGCATTAGCGCCAACAATAGCTTTGTTTGGCTGTGTATAAATACCCATACTATCTGAAACCAACTGACTTATGCCGTAAAGCATTTCGGTTTGTATTCTGGTATCTAGGTTTAAATATGGGTGTTGTTTTAAAATCATAACAACTTCCTCTAATGCCGTATTTCCGGCACGCTCTCCAATACCATTAATAGTACATTCAATTTGTCTCGCACCATTAATAACACCTTCAATTGAGTTGGCAGTTGCTAAGCCTAAATCGTTATGGCAATGGCAAGATAAAATAGCTTTATCAATACCCTTTACGTTTTCCTTTAAGTATTTAATTTTCGCACCATACTCATGTGGTAAACAATAACCAGTAGTGTCTGGAATGTTTAAAACTGTTGCTCCCGCTTTAATAACGGCTTCACAGACTCGTGCTAAATACTCATTATCCGTTCTTCCAGCATCTTCTGCATAAAACTCAACGTCCTCAACAAAAGATTTTGCATAACTCACGGCTTTAACAGCACGTTCAATAATATCTTCTTGTGTCGATTTAAATTTAAATTTTATATGAGAATCGGATGTCCCAATACCAGTATGAATTCTTGGTGTTTTAGCATGCTTTAATGCTTCGGCAGCTACTTTTATATCATTTTCAACAGATCTGGTTAAACCACAAACTGTTGCGTTTTTTACAATTTTAGAAATAGCATCAACCGATTTAAAATCACCAGGACTCGATACGGGAAAGCCAGCTTCAATAATATCTACCCCTAAATTATCCAACTGTTCTGCAATAATTAATTTTTGCTCAGTGTTTAACTTACAGCCAGGAACTTGCTCGCCATCTCGAAGCGTTGTATCAAAAATTTGGACGTTATTATTCGACATTTATTAAAATATATTTTCT includes:
- a CDS encoding T9SS type A sorting domain-containing protein codes for the protein MNNTTIHFFRIKKLLLLVGIFMFITSAFSQNISSLESLRDNYSEQIAIPSKQLDLLKKLPDNLRFPITINEEQFTLILEKKSYRSKNYKVLLQVEGGGFKALDPGPVNTYKGYIEELPDHLVGAAVSKEATHIEILSPNNNTIEITSENSVLSKTSAIKSMVVQKKSSKDIIRGCGLDHSSEEHETNHKTSKTTTSKVLAGETVKQAELAFDVAYNAYTNRYSSDVTAINTNINVLMQQINTLWIRDVMVEHTLGTVVIRTSAVDCPYESTGNTLATRETLAYFRDYWNGGPHGLTHNLATLILGAGGGGGWAYVGTVSEAGRYSLADGGNKDTWRGFARHEIGHTWGLSHGHGNQELDPGASETGIMWGGSHTRASSDEVTTMLAERNSSGLTDIGPYTAANIPPYGFKDLVSYDNTAGGTGLVINVLANDHDANADNLVVDSFNTTSNFGATITRSPGDPNKLLYQPPSQFSGKDWFYYYVSDEQVTNWGLVTIDVAGAYNVDPNAEVFHYDLGTPTSAVEPGWIGISPETNGDIYWSTMVSAIDRGDISGVNAINQDFVTSSSPIVFNHKLKNGTWTIIMNMGDHTTAHDNMQVKVEGQIVDSNVSNTPGSYPYVRATDVVMTDGELNIEISDEGGADPNWVWNRLSIELKPGTASPEYFVNIHQQKYNYDLGAVGGPLENNWTAITPIIEGDIYWSGPVSTLDRGAGGINNINRDFIYSTEPRTLSHKIKNGIWDVKMNLGDKNQLRDNMKVIIEGVVAGNNVTSNSSVFTEVRNANIKVTDGELNIELSDLGGTNNEWVWNRLSLTRVSDLPDPTESDQDGDGVLDINDLCPDTPRNTVVEATGCVKVLSSEDYLKKTTRIHPNPTTGILNLSFGSEILNSEVDVHVISVTGQVMKTFKVDRLKDNVQTLDVSNLPKGFYLLTIVIDGKLTTNQKVVLK
- the leuB gene encoding 3-isopropylmalate dehydrogenase; the protein is MKLNIAVLPGDGIGPEVTAQAVKALKAIAVEFNHIFTFETGLVGAAAIEKTGDPLPEETIRICENADAILFGAIGDTKYDNDPNAEIRPEQGLLGIRKVLDLYTNIRPVIAYEDLLNKSSLKKKQIKDTNILIYRELTSGIYFGEKKMGDDKASDICEYTRFEIERIAHLAFKAAQSRKHKLALVDKSNVLASSRLWRKVVQELAPQYPDVKLDCLYIDNAAMELIINPRQFDVILTENMFGDILSEEASVIVGSIGLLASASTGDKHAMFEPIHGAYTKAANKGIANPIASILSAAMLLDHFELHEEADLIRDGVDKSLKLHITTPDLNTKYEHITTTKVGDFIEDFINNPDETNLNFTNIHLGQSTII
- a CDS encoding 2-isopropylmalate synthase; the encoded protein is MSNNNVQIFDTTLRDGEQVPGCKLNTEQKLIIAEQLDNLGVDIIEAGFPVSSPGDFKSVDAISKIVKNATVCGLTRSVENDIKVAAEALKHAKTPRIHTGIGTSDSHIKFKFKSTQEDIIERAVKAVSYAKSFVEDVEFYAEDAGRTDNEYLARVCEAVIKAGATVLNIPDTTGYCLPHEYGAKIKYLKENVKGIDKAILSCHCHNDLGLATANSIEGVINGARQIECTINGIGERAGNTALEEVVMILKQHPYLNLDTRIQTEMLYGISQLVSDSMGIYTQPNKAIVGANAFAHSSGIHQDGVIKNRETYEIIDPKDVGVTESAIVLTARSGRAALAYRAKNIGYELTKLQLDEIYLNFLNFADKKKEVDDNDIHQIIENSKVYKEITSA